A portion of the Clostridium gelidum genome contains these proteins:
- a CDS encoding DUF5605 domain-containing protein: MSNLIEQWGFYESSFKGPDEGNLFLEVELTAVFKHEDSLVEVNGFYDGEGIYKVRFMPELLGKWTFVTKSNREDLNKLTGSFECVEPSSNNHGPVRVKNQFHFEYADRTPHYSFGTTCYAWIHQSIELQEKTLETLKTSPFNKVRMCVFPKHYDYNHNEPPLYPYEGSLESGFDFTKFIPEFFRHLERRILDLQEIGIECDLILFHPYDRWGFSNMGAENDKKYLKYIVSRLAHFRNIWWSMANEYDLFFGSDGELKKNVEDWERLARIVQRNDPYQHLRSIHNCMKMYDYGRPWITHCSIQRTDTVKTAENTNEWRNQYGKPIVIDECTYEGNINHGWGNITGQEMTRRFWEGVIRGGYVGHGETYVHPQDILWWSHGGELHGTSPLRIGFLRKIIESAPGAISPIKTPYWDVTCGVVGEDYYIFYFSFNQPAFRTFNMPQGNRYKVDILDTWDMTIKELEGTYSGEFSIDMPGKQYIAVRMIKVN; this comes from the coding sequence ATGAGTAATTTGATAGAACAATGGGGATTTTACGAGTCGAGTTTCAAAGGTCCAGATGAAGGTAATCTATTTCTAGAAGTTGAATTAACTGCAGTTTTCAAGCATGAAGATAGTTTAGTGGAGGTTAATGGTTTCTATGATGGAGAAGGAATATATAAGGTTAGATTTATGCCTGAACTACTAGGAAAGTGGACTTTTGTTACTAAAAGTAACAGAGAAGATTTAAATAAACTTACAGGAAGTTTTGAATGTGTAGAACCTTCTAGTAATAACCACGGACCAGTGAGAGTTAAAAATCAGTTTCACTTTGAGTATGCTGACAGAACACCCCATTATTCTTTTGGGACAACCTGTTATGCATGGATACATCAATCCATAGAACTTCAGGAGAAAACTCTAGAAACGTTAAAGACTTCTCCATTTAATAAAGTGCGTATGTGTGTATTTCCAAAGCATTATGATTACAATCATAATGAACCACCTTTATATCCATATGAAGGATCTTTAGAAAGCGGCTTCGATTTTACAAAGTTTATACCAGAATTTTTTAGACATCTTGAAAGGAGAATACTTGATTTACAGGAGATTGGAATAGAGTGTGATTTAATTCTTTTCCATCCTTATGATAGATGGGGCTTTAGTAATATGGGGGCAGAAAATGATAAAAAGTATTTGAAATATATAGTTTCACGTTTAGCACACTTTAGAAATATTTGGTGGTCAATGGCTAATGAGTATGATCTATTTTTTGGTTCTGATGGTGAACTAAAAAAGAATGTGGAAGATTGGGAAAGATTAGCGCGAATAGTTCAAAGAAATGATCCGTATCAACATTTAAGATCTATTCATAACTGTATGAAAATGTATGATTATGGAAGACCTTGGATTACACATTGCAGCATTCAGCGTACTGATACTGTTAAAACCGCAGAGAATACAAATGAGTGGAGAAATCAGTATGGAAAACCTATAGTCATAGATGAATGTACTTATGAAGGAAATATTAATCACGGATGGGGTAATATAACAGGACAGGAAATGACAAGAAGGTTTTGGGAAGGAGTTATAAGGGGAGGTTATGTAGGCCATGGGGAAACCTATGTTCATCCGCAAGATATATTATGGTGGTCTCATGGTGGTGAATTACATGGAACAAGTCCTTTAAGAATTGGATTCTTAAGAAAAATAATAGAAAGTGCTCCAGGAGCAATTAGTCCTATAAAAACACCTTATTGGGATGTCACTTGTGGAGTTGTGGGTGAAGATTATTATATATTTTATTTTAGCTTCAATCAGCCAGCCTTTAGAACTTTTAATATGCCTCAAGGAAATAGATATAAAGTTGACATTTTAGATACTTGGGATATGACTATAAAAGAATTAGAAGGAACCTACAGTGGAGAATTCAGTATTGATATGCCAGGAAAGCAATATATTGCAGTTAGGATGATTAAGGTTAATTGA
- a CDS encoding alpha-glucuronidase family glycosyl hydrolase, whose amino-acid sequence MVNKKSNMYQNWLSHREIKKSCYKEYINNILVLNHSEIIDSAVNELKNAFDKIEDVKEIQNICEDEKEIIGDKFIKLYIEQNDKLINEGYEITYSKTDDKKECISICANDDNGILYGVFALLRLFEQNYDFKSKEIIDNPKKNIRIINHWDNIDGTVERGFAGSSVLFESCRNKDIMSEVMNAIGGIAATNEGLRKAFNDEYTVASDLERINDYARMLSSIGINGIIINNTNVHKEETYLIDDKISIVKIISEIMGRWGVKTYLSINFASPITLGDLQTADPLDSDVIKWWKKKAEYVYSVIPNLGGFMVKADSEGRPGPFTYGRNHADGANMLASAISPYGGILIWRCFVYNCRQDWRDHTIDRAKAAFDCFEPLDGQFLDNVFLQIKNGPMDFQVREPIAPLLGTMDKTNKLMELQITQEYTGQQKHVCFLVPWWKDILSTPTYANNIDNNVEQRINGIAAIVNVGNDENWTGHFLAQANLYGYGRLAWDSNISSEQIVAEWIKLTLGNNPLVMKNVSEILMNSWETYEKYTSPLGIGWMVSPGHHYGPDVDGYEFSPWGTYHRSDNKGIGIDRTLESGTGYAGEYNEPLKSLYNNLETCPDELLLFFHHVSYNHILKSGKTVIQHIYDTHFEGFEAVKEFISKWEELEGEVDKGIYEQTLERLKIQFDSARDWRDQINTYFYRMSGIEDKKGRRIY is encoded by the coding sequence ATGGTGAATAAAAAAAGCAATATGTATCAGAATTGGTTGAGCCATAGAGAAATTAAGAAAAGCTGTTATAAGGAATATATTAATAATATTTTAGTTTTAAATCACAGTGAAATTATAGATTCAGCAGTAAATGAACTTAAAAATGCTTTTGATAAAATAGAAGATGTTAAAGAAATTCAAAATATTTGTGAAGATGAAAAAGAAATTATTGGAGATAAGTTCATTAAATTATATATAGAACAAAATGATAAATTAATAAATGAAGGTTATGAAATAACATATTCAAAGACAGATGATAAAAAAGAATGTATTAGTATTTGTGCAAATGATGATAATGGGATACTTTATGGAGTATTTGCTTTATTACGTTTATTTGAGCAAAATTATGATTTTAAAAGCAAGGAAATAATAGATAATCCTAAGAAAAATATTAGAATAATAAATCATTGGGATAATATTGATGGAACTGTAGAACGTGGTTTTGCAGGAAGTTCTGTTTTATTTGAAAGCTGCCGTAATAAAGATATTATGAGTGAAGTTATGAATGCAATAGGTGGTATAGCAGCAACTAATGAAGGATTAAGAAAAGCTTTTAATGATGAGTATACGGTTGCATCTGATTTAGAAAGAATTAATGATTATGCAAGAATGCTTTCTTCGATAGGTATTAATGGAATAATTATTAATAATACCAATGTGCACAAAGAAGAAACTTACCTTATTGATGATAAAATAAGCATTGTTAAAATAATCAGTGAAATAATGGGAAGATGGGGAGTAAAAACTTACCTTAGCATAAATTTTGCTTCACCAATTACACTTGGAGATTTGCAAACGGCAGATCCATTAGATAGTGATGTAATTAAATGGTGGAAGAAAAAAGCTGAGTATGTATATAGTGTAATTCCAAACTTAGGTGGATTTATGGTAAAAGCAGATTCAGAAGGAAGACCAGGACCATTTACATATGGACGTAATCATGCAGATGGAGCAAATATGCTTGCAAGTGCAATTTCACCATATGGTGGAATATTAATATGGAGATGCTTCGTATATAACTGCAGACAAGATTGGAGAGATCATACCATAGATAGAGCTAAAGCAGCATTTGATTGTTTCGAACCTTTAGATGGACAGTTTTTAGATAATGTATTTTTACAAATAAAAAATGGACCTATGGACTTTCAAGTAAGAGAGCCAATTGCTCCTTTATTAGGAACTATGGACAAAACAAATAAATTAATGGAATTACAAATTACACAAGAATATACAGGTCAACAAAAGCATGTATGTTTCTTAGTACCATGGTGGAAGGATATTTTAAGTACTCCAACATATGCTAATAATATTGATAACAATGTGGAACAAAGAATAAATGGAATTGCAGCCATAGTAAATGTAGGAAATGATGAAAACTGGACAGGTCATTTTTTAGCGCAAGCTAACCTTTATGGATATGGACGTCTTGCATGGGATAGTAATATTAGTAGTGAACAAATTGTAGCGGAATGGATTAAACTTACTTTGGGAAATAATCCATTAGTAATGAAAAATGTAAGTGAAATATTAATGAATTCTTGGGAGACTTATGAAAAATATACATCGCCACTGGGCATAGGCTGGATGGTATCACCAGGACATCATTATGGACCAGATGTAGATGGTTATGAATTTTCGCCTTGGGGGACATATCATAGATCAGACAACAAAGGAATTGGAATTGATCGTACTTTAGAAAGCGGAACAGGTTATGCAGGAGAATATAATGAGCCATTAAAAAGTTTATATAATAATTTAGAAACATGTCCAGATGAATTATTGTTATTTTTCCATCATGTTTCATATAATCATATATTAAAATCAGGAAAAACTGTAATTCAACATATTTATGACACTCATTTTGAGGGATTTGAAGCAGTAAAAGAATTTATTTCAAAATGGGAAGAATTAGAGGGGGAAGTAGATAAAGGTATATATGAACAAACTCTTGAACGCTTAAAAATACAGTTCGATAGCGCTAGAGATTGGAGGGATCAGATTAATACTTATTTTTATAGAATGTCAGGAATTGAAGACAAGAAGGGGCGAAGAATATACTGA